The Microcebus murinus isolate Inina chromosome 9, M.murinus_Inina_mat1.0, whole genome shotgun sequence nucleotide sequence TTTGATTGTGTTCTTTTTTGAAGGCACTGGAACAGACCACTCCACCCTCTAAGCATCAGGATGCTTAGATTTTGAGTTCTACAACTTCATAAAGAGCAAGTAATTTGTATAaaggatttgtttgttttgtttacttatttttgtgtTGGAAGACTGCCAGTGTAACATCTTATAAAACTTTCCTATTACTTTGGGAACAAGTAAAAATGGATCTCATTCCTCCCTGTACCCCCTACCCCTCCTTAGTTCAGTAAGGTTAAGCATGGCTTCACTAACACATCTATAGGAAAGAGTATTAGATTAGCCCAAAGATTCAGATGGAGTAATGATTAATTAGGGCAGACCCTGGTAAGGCTGGTGGTTTAAGAGAAATAGACTGATATTGTGGTAATATTAGCTTAATCAGCTATAAATCCAATTCTTGGTTACAAGGACtacaattagatttttttcaccATAAATACTCACTTTAAGtctattattcctttttaatactttgaaaactATGCCTTAggaaaagaagaatagaaaagattTGAGATACTGTCTATTTTGAGTCATGATTTTATACATACCAGAATTTAAAGCTCTTTTGCCCATTAGTCCAACAAAGGAATCTGTTTTATGCCCTGGAAAAATACATTTAGGggtattttaatatgtatatttttgagaaaacaaacTGTTAAAACTAGTACAAAAAAAAGCAAGCCCCTGAATATATgcctatataataaatatgtatctaTTTCAAGTTTTGGTGAgcctaaagaaataaagattccttataagttttataaattaCACTAAAACAATACAATGAAAGCACCTTTCTAAACTGTGTATCTGAATATTAGCAAGTACcctttttattcatattatttttatctattatataaaattttaaatactattgCTATTTGAGGTAGCTTTGATTTTTAGGGAGTGAATGTCACATTTGTGTGAGAGAGAAATACCCAGGCTTATTTCCTCATGTTATTGAATATGTTGTATTTCTCAGCAACTGAACCTTAGTTAAATCAGATCACTATCCTTGATAATTATCATCTTCTAAAAGctcactatttctattttattgaatgttaaaaaatacttcttttggAAAAGTGCATTGGTTTTGACATGAagagtacatttatttttattatatcaaattTTGCTATATATAATTCCCTTGAAAGTCAAATCCTTAGAAAGTAAATATGAAtaagatttattcattttcaaaggTAAAACCTTTGgcaaagtttattattttaatgctaGTGGGAGAATTTCTCTTGGTTTTTACCATATTAGTGGAGACCAGGGTTTCTACCCTAATGTGGCCTACTCTGCCACCCAGTGAACCAAATCCAAGACAGGATATGTGAGTGGACAATATGACAAAGATGGACCCCTGGGACTTCTTGCCAAGTCTGGCTCCATTAACTGGGAAGCTGAAATCTAATGACCCTGAAGTGCCACAATTCTGCCATCTTCACTGCCCTAAGAAATGTTTCACTGATTGAGGTTTCCTATTCAATTATGGGATCAAAAAACtgcatctctctctgtctttatctTTAGTATTAATTCTCTACTTAGTAGTCACTCCACTTAATTGGCTGCTGGATGACCCTAAGAAACGATGTCATTATGGGCCCCAGCATACTATGTTAGAAGATActtataaatgcttttttttttttttcttgtagtggAGGTGGGCATGGGGCAGGGGTTGAGAGGAATGTATGTGGTGGATTTTTAACCCTAAGATTGAAGTCCTTATCTAAAACTAACAATTTATAGGAGTtaaaagactttttctttttttatataatgcaTCTTTTGGGTAAGTACCATACGTCTAAACCACAGAGCTTTAAACAATCATATTCTGTATGTAACATGAGTCTCTTCCAGTCTTATAttgtcttaattaaaaatactgtcCTAAGTAATGACAGAAAATAAGGTAAGACATTATATAAAGTGGAGTTcagtataattttacatttaaatttgataaatgtCAAAAGAATTTTGAACTTACTTTTGTGAGAGATCTGGCCATGTcctaaaagaaagataaaattagcAAACACATATAGATTTGTGTTAAAGAAGCTATATTATATCTTTTaaggagaattataaaataagttgattttcaaagtatataacattttccatttataaatgctaaccaaattattaataataaaaccaaatgttTTGACAAACGAaaggaatatttattaagtgccttctATGGGCCATGGATTCAAACACAGGCTATGAGACTCTTGAGGCCTGTTATTAACTGTAAGGCTACACCACCTCCCATCTTCACGGCTGGACACCCATTTGACAccgagagaaagagaaagtgataGAGAGGTATGCAAATCCATCTCTTTATTAAACAGGCTTAATCGAGATCTTGTATTTTCAGCCCACAAAAGATTTTATTCACTTTCCTGCATGTGCATTCACAGTAGTAAAGATTTATAGAAATGTTTACCATAAAGAGCCTTTAACAGGGCCACTTGTTTTTCAATTGAGGAATCTGACAAGAGACGAACTGGCATTAACTATTTACACGTTTCACTGATGGTGGGATGAATTCAAGGAAACTGAATATTTCTATCATGAGACAACGGGCAGCCAAGTCTCAACCCCAGGGAATGCTATAAAGCCAGCTTCCACATGCGCTTGGATCATTCAGGGGACTACCTCCTGGAGGCCCCTAAGGTTAGTTGCTGTTGGTACTTTTGGTCACTCTAATACTGTGAGGCATGCGAAAtaaatctctccctccctccggGGGCCTTTGCATGTCTTAGTGAGGTTGGGGTAAGAGTCTCGACTGGGGGAGGGAAGTAACACCTCTCTTGGGGTGGAAATCTCTACTCAAAGAGCAAGAAATACTTGGGTGCACCGGGAACCAGTAAGCAGACAGGGCGGGCAGCCACGAGAAACCGAGGGCTGGTTGCCCATCTCACCAGCATCCCGTTTGCCCATTAATCCAAAGAACTGCTGAGGCTTGGGTCTCCGGGCGATTCTCTGCAGAAGATGCTCAAAGGGCTCCGGCAGCTCCTCCTAGGGGACAGACGCACGGACAAACGGATGTGTAGGCAACGTGACCCGCTGGTACGCTCCAGCACCCGGCGAGCCACAGCTGCCTCGTGGTGCGCTCAGCCGCGGAAGGGGAGAAGCCGGCTTCCAGGACAGGTCTGAGTGGGGGTCCATCGATCGGGGGCTCTCCCTGTCTCCGCCCTCCCTGCGGAATTCGGGTCCCGCGCCGCCGCACCCCCTGCCCTTGTCCTGGAGAGGTAGCAGCTGGCGCGAGTTCTCAAACCCGGAGAGCTTTCCGCTCTTTCCTCCCAGCCGGGGGACTCTCGCTCATGTGCCGCGCCGCCACCTGTCTTTGTCTTGACTCTAGTGCAGGCTTTGGGGACCCCTCACAGGCCTAAATGCCcacaggtgtgtgtgttgggggaggggagggttgaGGTAGGGAAGGGTGACGACGCTTCACTAGCGAGCTGCACCGCACGACTTTCACCATTTCCCCGAGGTGCTCCCTCGCGCCAATAGCCTGGGAACCACGGACACCTGAAGCTACGGCCTCGGGTCGGCAAAATAAATGTCTAGGCAGGAAGTTGacttcccacccaccccccacgCCTGCAAATCCCCCGCAGCTCGCCCGTGTTGCCGCATCTgcgggcgacccgcgcgcgcGCCTCTGCCGTGCCCAGCGTTTCCAGACGCTCGGGCAGTGCGGCCGGAATGAGCCCTCGAGATCCCGTTGCTGGGAATAACCTGAGAGGCTCCCAGCCTCGTGAGCATCCCGGGCTCACCAAGTAGGGTACCCCTCCTCCAGAGAGTTCCTGGACTGGACGGTGCGCCCCTCGGGAGGGAACTTGAATTGTGGGCGCACGATCCCGCGCGGAACCTGGGCAATAGCGCCCATGTACACCCTGCCGCACGCCTCCACCTGCTCCTGTCGCCgtcgccctgcctgccaggctAACTAGGGTGCTATCGCGGGGAAAGGTGACAGCTCCCAAGCCCAGGAAGAATGGCACGGGCCATCCCGGGACTGGGGTCTCACCTTGATCTGGTCACTGTCAGACCAGTCGGACCAATAATTCAGATCCTCATTGGCTCCGATTTCTTCTGCAAATAGTTGAGTGGAGACGAGAAAAAAGACTGCCAAGGCCACGAGGATTTTCATGTTGGATTTCTAGGAAGAGTGAGAACGAAGAGATcgaggagagaaaacaaacatatatacatggggggggggagtgacGGGCCCAAGAATTAGGGCAGCGGAATTTTCGGCCCCACAACGGAACTCAGGTCTGGTAGAGCCAAGATGAAAAGCTGAAGGGCTAAAGTCTCACCTGTACCCTTTAGGAGAGAGAATCACGCCCCAAAGACTCTCAAATCCTCTTCCCCCTGAATCCCACCTCTCCCAGGCCCCCAACCCACCAGCCCACACCTTCAAACCTGGAGGGTCTGCAGGTGCAAGACAAAGAGGGGCGTTGGCATTTGGGAAACCGGCCTCCCCACGCTCCCTCGCTGCAGCGGGCACCCAGCGCTGCCAGCGGCCACCTGGGACGGAGCCGCGGCGGGGaagggagggcgaggcgggcgggGAGCGCCGGGGCCGGGCGGCAGGGCGCGGGCACTTACTGCGGCGGACGGCCCGCGGTCGCCTGGCTCGGCCGAGCGCACGCTGGACTCCGCGCTCTCCCGGCGGCAGCGGCGCGCAGGGAGGGGTTCGAGCGCGTCTTTTGCCGGCTCGGTGCCTCGCGGTATTTATCCCGGGCTCCACGAGCCTCGGGGCCCACGTGACGGTACTCTCCCCACGCGACTTTCTCCTCACTATTTAATTAGCCGCCCCCTCTCCTCTCGCTTGCGTGATTGAGAGTTTCCGAGACCGTAACTCGTCGGTGCCCATCACATCTGGACCCAATTGGGTTCGAAATGACGCAATTTTAGGGAAATCGAGGTCTCGCCATCCAATCCGGAGCGGCCTGCCTTCCGTCTGCGGATCTGACGCCCCCTCCCCTCGCCCTCTCCCAACGGGGTTTCACGACACCTGAGATTACTCATCGAAACTGAGCAAAGTGACTCATTCCTTGGACTTCGGCAACTTTCCTGTCCCTTGGGACGTCAGGATAAGTTGCACTTTTTATATAGGCAAATAACTTCGGTCATTAAGACATTTCCTAGGAAATCAGGCTAAGAAGGGAGCCTGATTCAGTTTGGGGTGCGGGTGCTGGGgggggagcttttttttttttttttctattttcatcttcAAACTGTGTTAAATGTTGTTGAGATACAACATCTTTTTATGACCAGAACATGCCTCTCCTAAATCAACTAGAATACTGGCATTTCTTCAGCATTACAAAGGGATTTTTAGTCCCATAGTATTTCAGACGATGGGGtagatttattttacattttggagAAAGGGGAATTTAAACGGGGCATTGCATGTAGAACTTACTCTTCTACCGGTGCTGTTCTAGGATATCTTTTGTTCTAAACTGGCTAAATCCACTAATTACCAGTGTCACTAAAGGACTCCATGAATCATTCATAGATTTCTCCTGTGTATGGGAACAAGTATAGGGAAGAAGCTAACTGGGTGGTCATTAACAGCACAAAATTATTAGACAAATAACATTTGTACAGAATCACTGCTTTCTGTGAGCCATGGTTGCCTTGTAGACACATTCATTTCATCTCTAAATGAATTAAATGGTGTTGTATCTTTGGTGGACTTGTTTTCTCTCCTTTACTTAGTATTGTGGTTTTTcaagtaattttgttttcaaaactttttatatggaaaattataagcatatacaaaagtagagagaatcaTCCACTTGAGACAATTTCCAAGTTTCATCTGCAACCCTTCCAATTTCCCCTCAActcattattttgaagcaaatcccagacgtCTCATCATTTCAACTGTACATATTTCAGCATGTTTATATAAAAGGTTCAAATGTCTCAttttagttcaggctgctataacaaagtaccatggactgggtgatttataaataacagaaatgtatttttcacagtaCTGAAGGCTTGAGGTCTGAGATCAGGGCAACAGCATGGTCTGGTTCTGGTAAGGGCCTTTTTTCAGGTTACAGACTGCCACCTTATCTCCTTGTtatatcctcacatggtagaaagagaGCGACAGAgccctctggggtcccttttatgggggtcactaatcccattcataagagCTGCACCCTCATGAtttaattaccttccaaaggccctGCTTCCTAATAACATCACCTTAggaattaggatttcaacataagcATTTTGATGGGATACAAACATCAGTCCATTACATATCTCTTAAATCTCCCCTAATttttagttctctctctctctctctctctctctctctttctttcatgcaGTTTATTGAGAAAGCAGCACAAGGGAGTGTTCTGCATTCTGGAGTTTGCTGACTGCCTTTTAATTTGTTCCTCTGTCCCAGCTATAGTCTATTTACTATTAATTGATAGTTGTAGCTAGAAGCTTGATCCTATGtaggctcttttcttttttcttttttgtggcagggttactttgtatatatttaggTATATTGTATAGTTATGTTGGGAAGCACATGATACCTGGTTTGTTTCTCCTTTTGAGTAGTTAGCAGCCATTATCATTTTCTAGATTCATTGATTCATTAGTATTTTCAAAATAGGGCTACTCTGATTTTATCATTCGCTATTTATTTATTAGCTAGaccatttttttcacataagGAGAAACCTTTTTCTCAAGAACTATTTAGTTATATGCACGATTAATATAGAAAAGATGGGCTAAATACTTGATCACTTCCCTCtaccaattttgaaaataataagttGGTAAATCaacttttaaatcaatttttaagcgaaatctattttttaaaaaagttagaaTTATTGTAACTTCATGGATTTAAACACATTTgaaatacagtcatcccttagTTTCCATGGGGCATTTGTTCCAGGACTTCATGAATATACCAAAGCCTGCGGATGCTCAAGTTCTTGCTATAcgatggtgtagtatttgcatatagcctatgcacatcctcccatgtACTTTAAATTACTAGATTATGTATAGtacttaataaaatgtaaatactatgtaaatagttgttgtattgtttagggaataatgacaaggaaaaaagtctgtacatgcacatgcaatttttttcctgaatttccttttttccccttcctttttttttcttttctttttttgatacagggtctcactatgttgcccaggctgttcttgaactcccaggctcaagtgatccttctgcctcagcctcccaagtagctgggattataggtgtagaCCACCACACCCAACCACTGAATGTTTTTGACATTATTGTCAATGTTTTTGACAACCAACACTGTTGGTTGAAaccatggatgtggaacccattgatatggagggctgactataTTCAACCCATGACAAGCATTCTTGTAATTGATGCTCAGACTATCCCATTCTTGACCATCAGGTGACACTTCAAATTGGCTACTAAGACTTTTAATATGCCTTTAATAGGCTTTGATggcttttttggttttggtatgaCAAATGTGTTAGGTCTAAGTTATGTAGTTCCTGCTTCAGTCCTGGAATCTACCTTTAAGGGGCCCTAATCTTCTTAGAATTAAAAATGGTAATTAGACATCATAATCTAGACATTATGGGTGCACATTATTATTGAGTTCTTTATCACTTCAAGACCTTTTCAATGGATAGagctaagtgtgtgtgtgtgtgtgtttgtgtgtgtacaatCATAAATGTATACTGACTTTCTATTTAAATCAGGATATCACAGAGT carries:
- the TAC1 gene encoding protachykinin-1 isoform X2, yielding MKILVALAVFFLVSTQLFAEEIGANEDLNYWSDWSDSDQIKEELPEPFEHLLQRIARRPKPQQFFGLMGKRDAGHGQISHKRHKTDSFVGLMGKRALNSVAYERSAMQNYERRRK
- the TAC1 gene encoding protachykinin-1 isoform X3 → MKILVALAVFFLVSTQLFAEEIGANEDLNYWSDWSDSDQIKEELPEPFEHLLQRIARRPKPQQFFGLMGKRDADSSIEKQVALLKALYGHGQISHKMAYERSAMQNYERRRK
- the TAC1 gene encoding protachykinin-1 isoform X4; translated protein: MKILVALAVFFLVSTQLFAEEIGANEDLNYWSDWSDSDQIKEELPEPFEHLLQRIARRPKPQQFFGLMGKRDAGHGQISHKMAYERSAMQNYERRRK
- the TAC1 gene encoding protachykinin-1 isoform X1; its protein translation is MKILVALAVFFLVSTQLFAEEIGANEDLNYWSDWSDSDQIKEELPEPFEHLLQRIARRPKPQQFFGLMGKRDADSSIEKQVALLKALYGHGQISHKRHKTDSFVGLMGKRALNSVAYERSAMQNYERRRK